CCTCTTAAGCAGATCAAGCTGGGTGGATTTGCCCGAACCATCGATACCTTCGAAAGTGACAAATGTACCGGTTATGAGAGCCCCTCCTTTCCTATGACCAGGACGCATTCACCTTTGGGGGGCTGTTCGCCGACGCTAGCCATGACTTCCTGGACGGTACCCCTTACCACGGTCTCAAACTTCTTGGTCAGTTCCCGGCAAAGAGCCAGGCGGCGATTGCCGAAGTGGGTGAGTATGTCCACCAAAGTTTCAGCAACCCGTTGCGGGGATTCGTAAATGACCACTGTCCCCTCAAAGCCGGCCAGGGACTGCAAGCGGGCTGTGCGCCCCTTCTTCCTGGGTAGAAATCCTTCAAATATAAACTGATCGGTAGGTAACCCGCTTGTCACCAGGGCCGCCAGAACAGCGCTGGCACCGGGAATTGGCACCACCGGGATGCTCCTCTCCACCGCCAATTTAATGACCCGATAGCCTGGATCGCTGATGGTAGGGGTGCCGGCATTGCAGACCAACGCGATGCTATCACCAGCTTCCAGAAGCTGTACCAGTTCATTCGCCCGGCGCGCTTCATTGTGCTCGTGATAGCTGATCATGCGTTTGGATATCTCATGGTGTTTGAGGAGAACGCTGGTGGTCCTCGTATCTTCGGCGGCGATGAAATTCACCTGATCGAGAATCTCCAGGGCCCTCAGGGTAATGTCCTTCAGGTTACCGATAGGGGTAGATACTACGTAGAGGATTCCGGATGGCACCTAGGCTAGGCAGCTCCTCACTGATTTGGCCAACAGGTCATAGGCCATGTTTATCTCTTCGCGGGAAACTGTCAGATGCGGCCGGAATCGCACGGAACGGTCCCCGCATCCCAGTACAATGACTCCGTTGTCAAAAAGAGCCGCTACGACAGCATCCCGTTCTGTTCCTGATGGCAGATCTAAAGCGGCGAATAGACCTCGTCCCCGGGGGTTGGACACATAGCCCGGGAATTCTTCGGCCAGAGCTTCCAGCTTCTCCAACAGGTATTGTCCCTGACTGCGGGCTTTATCAACTAGGTTTTCATCCCGCATAACCTGGAGAATAAGGCTGAAGCGTACCATATCAACCAGGTTGCCACCAAAAGTGGAATTGATCCGGCTGGGTTCCTGGAATACGTTGTGCTCGACCTCATCCAGACGTCTCCCTGCCAGAACACCGCATACCTGGCTCTTTTTGCCAAAGGAAAGGATATCCGGGCGAGCATGTTCACCAAAATGCTCATGCCCCCAGAACGTGCCGGTAATGCCTACTCCGGTTTGTATTTCATCGTAGATAAATAGGATTTCTTCCTCGTCGCAGATTTGGCGTAATGCCTGGGCAAACTCAGGCCGGATGTGGCGGTCCCCCCCCTCGCCCTGGATAGGTTCGATAATGAGAGCGGCTATATCGTGGGGATTGTCGTGCAGGGCTTGTGTAATCTCGTTCAGGGCCTTCCGCTCCAGAGCCTCAACTTCTTGCTTAACCGCGTCGGTAATGGG
Above is a window of Candidatus Neomarinimicrobiota bacterium DNA encoding:
- the rsmI gene encoding 16S rRNA (cytidine(1402)-2'-O)-methyltransferase, whose amino-acid sequence is MPSGILYVVSTPIGNLKDITLRALEILDQVNFIAAEDTRTTSVLLKHHEISKRMISYHEHNEARRANELVQLLEAGDSIALVCNAGTPTISDPGYRVIKLAVERSIPVVPIPGASAVLAALVTSGLPTDQFIFEGFLPRKKGRTARLQSLAGFEGTVVIYESPQRVAETLVDILTHFGNRRLALCRELTKKFETVVRGTVQEVMASVGEQPPKGECVLVIGKEGLS
- the lat gene encoding L-lysine 6-transaminase; this translates as MTRSIEPGDVRKVLRRHMLIDGLKPVIDLEKSHGSWITDAITGKEYLDLFSMFATMTVGYNHPVLLANKDRLATVAVNKPTLSDICAQEFAEFVAVFDEIGIPDYLPHAFFIEGGALAVENALKAAFDWKVRKNMAAGRGEKGTQVIHFQHCFHGRSGYTMSMTDSYDPRKILYYPKFNWPRITHPRLRFPITDAVKQEVEALERKALNEITQALHDNPHDIAALIIEPIQGEGGDRHIRPEFAQALRQICDEEEILFIYDEIQTGVGITGTFWGHEHFGEHARPDILSFGKKSQVCGVLAGRRLDEVEHNVFQEPSRINSTFGGNLVDMVRFSLILQVMRDENLVDKARSQGQYLLEKLEALAEEFPGYVSNPRGRGLFAALDLPSGTERDAVVAALFDNGVIVLGCGDRSVRFRPHLTVSREEINMAYDLLAKSVRSCLA